From one Mytilus edulis chromosome 1, xbMytEdul2.2, whole genome shotgun sequence genomic stretch:
- the LOC139501784 gene encoding atrial natriuretic peptide receptor 1-like, translating to MFDVRIFCWIILTCLISNTSGYHSFGNAQYHCWPLAADANSPTPLTSCSGVNMRWVVPPPSEIEAETEFNVTYELILDTTFYTWAFTNGYFDNSGPSAAGFSDDTTAQAWCENTICPAATSADETNCCVHHVNAHSCPLAGLPNALCGPWIPPTGSVFTHSSVLVGPVQQGNWSSHIGGLYEEGLTALIAHFKVAGLHLALEIETRVLSKTDCGDGTCATGEDCETCPKDCGSCPLKSWAIALIVTFLVLAVTAACIVFGYFRYQQRKLLWDESWIAKHDDIKEDDGLRGAFGSMISVNCTSNNDMSGTNSMAMSATRKQVFAKTAIYKGRTVCVRKIKKKEFSLTSKIRKEVKATRELDQLNLCKFVAGCIDVPNVCILTEYCPKGSISDVLMNDEVPLNWAFRFSFASDIARGMNHLHDHKIIHGRLKSNNCVVDDRWTVKVTDYGLTEYRTKDKMMIDLDDDDDDNDDDYYKEMRTHVYRAPELSGQSPYIPTEAGDVYAFAIILVEIATRNDPYGDEDVNDLPVNWKPPVPDLDPEYGDKDNTCPCPDDYINLLNQCWDTVIINRPDFDTIKKTIHRINPHKMSPVDLMMAMMEKYSKHLESIVAERTQDLVHEKQKTDRLLYSMLPRSIADDLKIGKSIEAEWFDSCTIYFSDIVGFTTISGGSTPIQVVQLLNQLYITFDDIIDKYDVYKVETIGDAYMVVSGIPTRTCLHAREISNMSLEIVAACKVFVIPHRPSEPLKIRVGLHSGPACAGVVGLKMPRYCLFGDTVNTASRMESNGEAYRIHMSNFTYEELEHMGGFDCESRGTIPVKGKGDMKTWWLLGHTNDYNKIHESLVNPIIPQGRLTPIDSSRADVSEADIPESDKSRKISNISTSNDSGYNEKNDDVLPDIDM from the exons ATGTTTGACGTGAGGATATTTTGTTGGATTATACTGACATGTTTG atctCAAACACGTCAGGCTATCATTCCTTTGGAAATGCACAATACCATTGTTGGCCATTAGCAGCTGATGCAAATTCCCCAACACCTCTAACGTCTTGCTCTG GCGTCAACATGCGATGGGTTGTCCCCCCTCCATCAGAAATAGAAGCAGAAACAGAGTTTAACGTCACATACGAACTCATTCTAGATACAACATTCTATACCTGGGCTTTTACTAATGGTTATTTCGATAACTCAGGACCAAGTGCGGCAGGATTTTC CGATGATACGACAGCACAGGCTTGGTGCGAGAATACGATCTGTCCTGCTGCAACTAGTGCAGACGAAACTAATTGTTGTGTGCATCATGTCAATGCCCATTCTTGTCCACTTGCTGGACTTCCTAACGCTTTGTGTGGACCTTGGATACCTCCGACTGGTAGTGTTTTCACACATTCTTCAGTACTAGTAGGTCCAGTACAACAGGGAAATTGGTCAAGTCATATTGGCGGACTTTACGAAGAAGGCTTAACAGCTCTTATAGCTCATTTTAAAGTTGCTGGCCTACACTTGGCCTTGGAAATAGAAACTAGGGTACTATCGAAAACAG attgtgGGGATGGTACATGTGCCACTGGGGAGGATTGTGAGACGTGTCCTAAGGACTGTGGATCATGTCCATTAAAGTCATGGGCGATAGCTCTTATTGTTACATTTTTAGTCCTTGCCGTTACTGCAGCGTGTATCGTTTTTGGA TATTTTCGATATCAACAAAGAAAGTTATTATGGGACGAATCATGGATTGCTAAACACGATGACATCAAAGAAG ATGATGGACTAAGAGGTGCATTTGGCAGTATGATCAGTGTGAATTGTACAAGTAACAACGACATGAGCGGGACTAACAGTATGGCTATGTCCGCAACACGAAAACAAGTGTTTGCTAAAACAGCTATATA CAAAGGTAGAACAGTTTGCGTcaggaaaataaagaaaaaagaattttCATTAACATCAAAGATACGAAAAGAAGTTAAAGCTActag AGAATTAGACCAGCTAAACCTGTGTAAGTTTGTAGCAGGATGTATAGATGTACCAAACGTTTGTATACTAACAGAGTACTGTCCTAAAGGTAGCATCAGTGATGTTCTTATGAATGATGAAGTGCCACTCAACTGGGCATTCAG gTTTTCATTTGCAAGCGACATTGCAAGAGGCATGAATCATTTACATGATCACAAAATAATCCACGGAAGACTAAAGAGTAATAACTGTGTAGTGGATGATAGATGGACAGTGAAAGTCACAGACTATGGTCTTACAGAATACCGGACAAAGGACAAAATGATGATAGACCTTGATGACGacgatgatgataatgatgatgattaTTACAAGGAAATGAGAACACATGTTTATCGAGCACCTGAGTTGTCCGGACAGTCTCCATACATCCCCACTGAAGCTGGAGATGTTTATGCCTTTGCTATTATATTGGTTGAAATAGCGACACGCAACGATCCAtatggt GACGAAGATGTAAATGACCTTCCTGTAAACTGGAAACCTCCTGTTCCAGACCTCGACCCAGAATATGGAGATAAAGATAATACGTGCCCTTGTCCTGATGATTATATCAAT TTACTGAATCAATGTTGGGATACTGTAATTATAAACAGACCAGACTTTGATACTATAAAGAAAACTATCCATAGAATCAATCCCCACAAGATGAGTCCAGTAGATCTAATGATGGCAATG ATGGAGAAGTATTCCAAACATTTAGAATCTATCGTAGCAGAGAGAACCCAGGACTTAGTACACGAGAAACAGAAAACCGACCGATTGCTTTACA GCATGTTGCCAAGGTCTATTGCTGATGACTTAAAAATTGGCAAATCTATTGAAGCAGAATGGTTTGATAGCTGTACCATCTACTTTAGTGACATTGTTGGGTTCACAACCATTTCCGGTGGGAGCACACCAATACAGGTGGTACAGTTACTCAACCAGTTATATATTACCTTTGATGACATCATCGACAAATATGACGTATACAAAGTAGAAACTATTGGTGATGCAT ATATGGTTGTTTCTGGAATACCTACACGAACATGTTTGCATGCCCGAGAAATCTCCAATATGTCGTTAGAAATAGTAGCTGCATGTAAAGTGTTTGTCATTCCACATAGACCTTCGGAACCACTCAAGATAAGAGTGGGACTTCATTCAG GTCCAGCCTGTGCTGGAGTTGTTGGTCTAAAAATGCCACGATATTGTTTATTTGGAGATACTGTAAATACAGCATCCAGAATGGAATCAAACGGAGAAG CATACCGAATTCATATGAGTAATTTTACATATGAAGAATTGGAACACATGGGTGGATTTGACTGCGAATCAAGAGGCACAATTCCAGTTAAG GGTAAAGGAGACATGAAGACATGGTGGTTACTTGGACATACCAATGATTATAACAAAATCCATGAATCATTAGTCAACCCAATAATTCCACAAGGTAGATTGACACCTATCGACAGTTCAAGGGCAGATGTTTCGGAAGCTGACATTCCAG AATCAGACAAGTCAAGGAAGATCAGTAACATCAGCACTTCAAACGATTCCGgctataatgaaaaaaatgacgATGTTCTACCTGATATAGACATGTGA